One segment of Hippopotamus amphibius kiboko isolate mHipAmp2 chromosome 2, mHipAmp2.hap2, whole genome shotgun sequence DNA contains the following:
- the KIF12 gene encoding kinesin-like protein KIF12, producing MEERGSPDGDPARNLEQGPEGPETPIQVVLRVRPMSAAELRRGEQSVLHCSGTRTLQVSPPGGGPDVAFRFGAVLDGARTQEDVFRVCGARRLGELALRGFSCTVFTFGQTGSGKTYTLTGPPPQGEGMPIPPSLAGIVQRTFTWLLDRVQHLGVPVTLHASYLEIYNEQVRDLLSLGAPRPLPVRWNKTRGFYVEQLRVVEFGSLGALMELLHTGLSRRRSSTHTLNQASSRSHALLTLYISHQTMPPEDPGEPPPGGKLCFVDLAGSEKVAATGSRGELMLEANSINRSLLALGHCISLLLDPQRKQSHIPFRDSKLTKLLADSLGGRGVTLMVACVSPSAQCLPETLSTLRYASRAQRVTTRPQVPKSPVAKPPQHLETELLQLQEENHRLRSQLGQMDPKASGLSGARVAWAQRNLYGMLQEFMLENERLRKEKRQLQSSWDLARDEQRVLAQQVHELERRLLSACYLQQPGPGPAPPCPCVMVPPPPCHALPPLCPCPCCRLCPLCQAPLARWACPRRELHLPQVFGSKAPADMSPSARPPPWAPLCSPGSAKCSRERSHSDWTQTQVLAEMLTKEEVVPSAPPLPVGPMNTSPVLRDAKRSGAAVPNLAQRLEALRDQIGSSLRRGRSPPPAVTAHEALAGSSLPAEGRV from the exons ATGGAGGAACGCGGGTCCCCCGACGG GGACCCCGCGCGGAACCTGGAGCAGGGGCCAGAGGGGCCAGAAACGCCCATCCAGGTGGTGCTCAG GGTGCGTCCGATGAGCGCGGCCGAGCTGCGTCGAGGGGAACAGAGCGTGCTGCACTGCTCAGGGACCCGGACTCTGCAG GTGAGCCCCCCGGGCGGGGGCCCCGACGTGGCTTTCCGCTTCGGCGCCGTGCTGGACGGGGCGCGCACTCAAGAGGACGTGTTCCGGGTGTGTGGCGCGCGGCGCCTGGGCGAGCTGGCGCTGCGCGG CTTCTCCTGCACCGTCTTCACCTTCGGCCAGACCGGTTCCGGAAAGACCTACACCCTGACCGGACCTCCTCCCCAG GGGGAGGGCATGCCCATACCCCCCAGCCTGGCTGGCATCGTGCAGAGGACCTTCACCTGGCTGTTAGACCGCGTGCAGCACCTGGGTGTCCCTGTCACTCTCCACGCCTCCTATCTGGAGATCTACAATGAGCAG GTTCGAGACTTGCTGAGTCTGGGGgctccccggcccctccctgtTCGCTGGAACAAGACCCGGGGCTTCTATGTGGAGCAGCTACGGGTGGTGGAATTTGGGAGTCTGGGAGCCCTGATGGAACTTCTGCACACGG GTCTTAGCCGTCGAAGGAGCTCCACTCACACTCTGAACCAGGCCTCAAGCCGAAGCCATGCCCTACTCACACTGTACATCAGCCACCAAACT atgCCTCCTGAGGACCCCGGGGAACCCCCTCCTGGGGGGAAGCTGTGCTTTGTAGACCTGGCCGGCAGTGAGAAGGTGGCAGCCACAGGATCCCGTGGGGAGCTGATGCTTGAGGCCAACAGCATCAACCGCAGCCTGCTGGCCCTGG GTCACTGCATCTCCCTGCTGCTGGACCCACAGCGGAAGCAGAGCCACATCCCCTTCCGGGACAGCAAGCTCACCAAGCTGCTGGCGGACTCGCTGGGGGGGCGTGGGGTCACCCTCATG GTGGCCTGCGTGTCCCCCTCAGCCCAGTGCCTTCCCGAGACCCTCAGCACCCTGCGATATGCAAGCCGAGCTCAGCGGGTCACCACTCGGCCCCAGGTCCCCAAG TCCCCTGTGGCAAAGCCGCCCCAGCATTTGGAGACTGAGCTCTTGCAGCTCCAGGAGGAGAACCATCGTCTGCGGTCCCAGCTTGGCCAAATGGACCCCAAGG CCTCTGGACTCAGTGGGGCCCGGGTGGCCTGGGCTCAGCGGAACCTCTACGGGATGCTGCAGGAGTTCATGCTGGAGAACGAGAGGCTCAG gaaagaaaagaggcagCTGCAGAGCAGCTGGGACCTGGCCCGTGATGAGCAGCGTGTCCTGGCCCAGCAGGTCCACGAGCTAGAGAG GCGCCTCCTCTCTGCCTGCTACCTTCAGCAGCCGGGCCCGGGTCCAGCCCCACCGTGCCCCTGTGTGATGGTGCCACCGCCCCCCTGCCAC GCCCTGCcgcccctctgcccctgcccctgctgccGTCTCTGCCCCCTGTGCCAAGCGCCACTGGCCCGCTGGGCCTGCCCACGGAGGGAGCTCCACCTGCCCCAG GTGTTTGGCTCCAAGGCCCCAGCTGATATGTCCCCATCTGCCCGGCCCCCACCCTGGGCACCCCTGTGTAGCCCCGGCTCTGCCAAGTGCTCAAGAGAGAG GAGTCACAGCGATTGGACTCAGACCCAGGTCCTGGCAGAGATGCTGACCAAGGAGGAAGTGGTaccctctgcacctcccctgccCGTGGGGCCCATGAACACATCACCAGTGCTGAGAGATGCAAAAAGGA GTGGGGCTGCCGTTCCAAACCTGGCCCAGAGACTGGAGGCCCTCAGAGACCAAATCGGCAGCTCCCTGCGACGCGGACGGAGCCCGCCACCCGCAGTGACGGCACATGAAGCCCTAGCCGGGTCCTCCCTTCCTGCTGAGGGCAGAGTGTGA